The stretch of DNA ATGCTCAGCTCACAACCTCACCAAATAATGTAAAGCCCTCTCCCTGAGGTAAGATATCTAATCAGAAGGCAAGGAGTCGGAACATGGAATGGACATGTTGTCAAGAATCAGTTTTGCTTGCTGCGACTATAGCACAAAAATAATACAGAGGCTGCTTGGTTGCCAGCCATAAACAGCCACGCCGCAAGTGTGTCCACGCCGAAGGTTGGGTGTCAAAAATCAGTGCCTAAGCTGTGGCGTGAAAAACACCTGCAAAAAGTTGTGGCAGCCAAATCCTAGCAGCCAACCAAACATATGCGTCAATTTGTGTGTCTGCCAAACTCTGTGGCGTGGCCAGTTGCGGCGGGCAATCAAACACCACCATGAACTTCGAGCACAAAATAGATCTTTGCTGCCGCTGCAGTTTGGCTCCAGCTGGGTCCGTCACAAATTCTCGGTGATGTAAAAAAGCatcaaaaatagatcttcgcTGCCGCTGCAGTTTGGCTCCAGTTGGGTCCGTCACAAATTCTCGGTGATGTAAAAAGCATCAATAAACAATTACCACCAAAACCCCCAATTATCTAAGTCAAGATTAGCTCATTTCGATGCTCCAAGCACCAACCAGCTGAACAAAATCACGAGTTCACGGCACAAACTAATCGCACCACCACCCACGGTTAGGAAGCGCCCCGCTGCCGATTGCCAACCCTCGGCCGGCCGCCGAACACCCAAAGCACGCCCATCCCCCGCGCGACCCAAGGCGCACGGTGCGCCGGGATCCCTccgcagcccccccccccccccccaccagaCGAACCCAGATCCGGGACTTACTGGAGCGTGGGGACGATGCCGGAGGGGTGCTTGGACAGATCCACCGGCTGGCTGCCCTCGAGCCCGGGCTCCGCCATCGGGACCGCGCACGCAGCACCCGGCGGCTCCGCGCCGCGAATCCGCGCCGATCCGGGGCCGAAATGGGGCGGGAAGGAGCGCGCGGGTCGCGGGTTCGAGCGGGATTTCGAAATTCGGGGTCTTTTATAGAGATCGGGAGCGGGGTTGGAGAGGAggggaaggaaggggaagggagcTAGGGTTATCTATCTCGCGAGGAGGGGGGGAGAGAGCAGGCGGCTCGTGAGGGTGAGAGGTCGtcgggtggtggtggcggtggtggatgCGTGCGGGAGTTGGGTTGTATCGGTGGACGGGGAGCAGGCGGTGGAATTTGTAGGGGGCGCGCGTGGGATTTGTAGTGGGGAGCGGGTGGACCGGCTGTGGCCGGTCGCCATGGGCGCGGTCTGGTGACGTGATGGTTTGATCTGGCGCGCTGAGCTGTGGGGTAGGGGTCTGAGCGGGACCCGGGTGTCGGTGTACGGGTAGAGCTTGGTTCGCGTATGGATCTCGAACATTTCtcgggccctgtttggttgcatAGCATGAGTAGCACGCATAattcccgaaaaaagaatctccaatgcatggagtactaaacgaagtttatctgcaaaaccttttcacgaatgggtgtaatttttcacgacgattctaatgacagtaattaatcgacgattgactacaatgatgctacagtaaccatcatctaatcgtgcggtcaaagacctcattaggttcATCTCGCGAAGTAGTGCAGGGTTGTGCAGTTAGTTTTGCAAATTGTCTTTATTTAGTACCagtaattattggtcaaaatttttgtgctactcaTGCTacaacaaaccaaacagggcctcggGGACGATCCTCTGCGGGGTACAGGCTGGACTTCTGTTGGAGCTtccagtttttttcttttttgtttgtgTAATAAATCTTTGGAGCTTCGGTTGATTCAGCATTCGCGTTACGCCACTTTCTTTTACGCCTCTCATCTGGGTACAGCTGTAGTATCTGTTCATACACACATGCACGCATCACTCTACACATGCACACTACACTCACACCACATGTGTACAATCACACTTACAACTATACACAAATACGAAGACCGCGTCCTTCGAGAGATCACCGAAACCTCCAAGGCTCCGTAGACGACGAGCGCGTCGCAGTCCCTTTGTAGCTCCACACGCGAGAGGCAACTAAAATTTTATTAGGGGCCGAACCCCGGTGAGAGACGCGAGTGCGATTCTGGGAATCGAACTCGCGCCGGCTGCGCGCCCACCGACTGCGCTAGCCACCCGAGCGCTGCTCGGTTCTCGCATTCCGCCACTTACATCCGAATGAATCCAAACCACGCTTCGGTAGCAActttttatttgaaattttaCCCTCGTGTGTGAAGTACTAGTACATAGCAAGACTGTTACAAAATAGAGTTAGGctatgtttagttccaaaaaaaatttctacagtacccgtcataTCGAATACCCGTTATatcgaatgttcggacacatacatgaagcattaaatatagttttaaaaaataactaattaactgattagtacgaaatgaatcttttaagcctaattaattcataattggacattgtttgtcaagtaacaacgaaatatgctacagtatcaaaatccaaaccttttcgcgaactaaacacaaccttaAGCTCATTCCAGAAGTTACATATTTAAAAGGGTATAATTGCAAAAAAAACTAACCTTGAGTAGTTAGGAGGTTATAGGTTTGGTTGAGCCATGTCTTTTGAAAAAATTGTGGACCGTGAGATGTAGAAAAACTGCTACGAGATATGGACCGTGCGAAAACCGAAAGCAGTTTGTTTGGGTCGCTATGGTTTTTTGAGATATGCTATCACTTTTTTTCGCGACCCAGATATGCTATCACTTGACACTACTCTTATGTAAAATGGGTGACTTGGTCCATGGCTTGAGTTTCGCTGAGCGGTAGGTGAGATATGCATCAATATCTTCCATTAAAACTCACATGGATATAACAACCTTTCAGATATGACCCATAAGGCTGTGAATTGATCGAATAGTGTAACTAAACTTATTAATATTTTGATATAATTGATTGCGGTATATATTATTCAATAAATATTATAATGGGCAACTTCCAATCTTAGCATAATCATAGACATATTAAAAAATGCAAATTTTTTATCTGAAGATAATGAAATTTGTATAAAATAGCTAAGGATGATGAAACATATCTTTGAgaataaatataaattaaagCATTAAAAGACACTAGTTTAATAATAAACTAGAAAGGCCGCGCAGCAGCGGACTTGATTTTTAACTTTTATTTGTATTATATGAAACTTTGTATATTATTTTGTTGATGTTTTTTTGGTGAAAGAAGGGGTAAGATAGTTTATTAGGGAGGGCGGACCATAATTAGTCTGATAATTAATGTATTTTCGAAAACATGTTGCGATTAGTAGACATATTTTTTTAGGAAGTAGcgattatattaaaatatgatgTGTTATTGTGGAGGTAGTATGAGAAGTCATAGAAAAATGGTGATCGAATTGTACGTATAGTGTTGCTATTGTAGTAGTAACGACTGGAACGTATTCTAGTTGGTGTAAGTTTATTTAATACGTGGAATAAGAATGTACGTAGTTTGatgcattttttgtttttttaggatTGCAACGTAGGTGGGACGAATATGTCAATTCGTTATCTTCGCATTGTTTTTTTTCATTGTTAcaattttttcctattttttttcttttttttctttttttctcttttttatttctccctttttcttttcctattttccTCTAgtttttttcctcttctttttttcctctcttCTTTATCTCCCCCTCCCTGTGCCCTCTCGAtctccgccgccccctccccctccgccgcgTTGTCCCCCTCCCCAGTTTCCtcggccgccccctccccctccgccacctcctccagggCGAGCAGGGCCGcgtcgccccctccctcctcgctCCTTCCTCCTCGGCCAGACCACGGCGTGGCGGCGTCGGCCTTCtccgggcggcagcggaggccggcgcggccgcgggtgCTGTGGCAGGGGGCCAGTGCGGCAgcgggagggaaggagagggggccggcgtcgaggagtggcggcggccgggtggaTGAGCCTCGATGTGCGCAAGCCCGGCCTCGATGTGCCCGAgaggccatggcggagctcgtgcgcgcggcggtggaggccatgGCAGAGCTCGAGCACGCGACGACGAGCTCTGCCcacggggcgcgcgcgcggcggttgGCGCGGGCGAGGGCTGCGCGCGGCGCCGTGGTGCCGTgcgcccctcccccctcccgctctctctctcttcccggCAGCGACGGTGGTGGCAGCGAGAACGaggcggcgaggacgaggcgccggccttccctctccccaagcaccgccggcccctccctctcccagtCCCTctctggcgccgccggcggctcccctcccctcccgcgggcggcggcgccggggccggatccggcgaggaCGCGGCGGTGGAGCGCGGTGGCGGATCGGCCGCTCAGCAGCGGGGgtacggcggcgcggggcctccacagcggcggcggcagcggcgcacggGGGGCTGGAGCGGGGCCggagcgctgcggcggcggaggccgtcCCGTGGCCGTTGGATGCCCGATCCGACGGCCGCTGCTTTTCCAGGCGACGTGGCGCGCTGAGAAGCCAGAGAATGACACCGGAATCGTGTTTTAGAGATTTTTTTACTTGTATTTTGGCTTACAATATTTATTGTATTGAATGTTTGTAGAATATCATTTCCTACATTACAAAAATTGGAGAAGAATTAagatatactccctctgttccttgtttttggcaaatctagatatacataacaaaaattatgtatctagatttgccaaaacgacGTGCAATTTGGAACGTAGGGAGTACATagcatatatatttatatataatataaCACACTAAATGCTAAAAATTTACATGATTAGATTGATCGTAATATACTGGGAGCAAAACATTTTTATTTCTAGATTATTATGAAAAATAACAATTAAGTCTCAACCAACCCCACTTCTTCGCAAATCCAATCGAGCGCGCGAGCCCTAGCGAGCTTCCCGGCGATCGATCAGACCGCGAGAACGTGCGTGGGCCATACAGGTGCTTTTTTCCCCTTTCGTTTTCCTTTTGCACACGTGAAGCGTCTCTTCCCGGATTAACCGGCTTCGTTTTCCTTTTCCATACCTTCTTTATATTGTGTTTCCAATATGGTCTTCTAACAAATATTTCATACAATAAATTGTATAGCGAATTTATGCATCAAAGTTGTGTGAGAAATTTTTCTGATAATATTCGTGTGGAAGTTACATTTAAAACTATCCTTTAGTAAGTAGGGTAAAAAATTATGCGTAAAAGTTGTACATGTCATCGAAGTTGTGCTAAAAAGCTATCACACAAAAAAGTTGATTGGAAAAAATTATAGGTAAAAGTTATGTATATCGTAAAAGATGTGCTGAAAAGTTATCATAACTAGTTACACTGAAAAAATACCATCTTATATCTGATATCTATCTAGAAGAAGTTATACGTGCATATATAAGTTGTAAATTCTAAAAGTAGGAAGTCGTGTAGAAGGAAACTTTCTAAAAAAAGACAAATCGCATGCTGTCTGATCGAGCGCTAGCAACGCTCCTGGCGCGCGCACGCCGATTAGCACAGCCCCCACTTCTTCGATGTTGTTTCTATGTTATGTGTAGTGTTTACGAGCTGTGTCTCATCCCCGAGCCGCACGGTGCCACGCGTCAGACGAGGAGCGCTCAAGCAATCTGAGGTGCGGTCGGGTTTGGCTGTATAGAAGTTAGACTATTACTATATGTCCGTCTCCTCCACTGACGAGTTCAAGGTTTTGCCATCATCAAGGCACGTgcattttgtttttcttttttgtacaAAAAGTAGGCACGTGCATTGAGCTTCATCGTCAATAGTCTATAGGTCGCGCCTTGCCTCATTGGCTCATTGCACGCTTCATATCACTAACTTGAGTTATGGTATTCATGCCCACTACGATAACAATTCTTATACCTTTCTCTACCgattaattaataattcaaACTGTTGGCACCGTGACAAAATACACACTCCGTGGTATACATGTGGTGGTACATACAGTTACACATATTTGACATGTTTGTACATCAGTTTACATgtttgtacatcatataggttATTATATGGTGCGAGCAATTTATTCAAAGTAAAAAAACAACACATTCacccttttccctttttggtTCAATGTGGTAACTTAGCTTTTTAGACTTTGAGAATGAACATGAAGCTTCTTTTAAACTTAATATTAAGAGCATGGGCTAACACTTCAAATGCAAAGATGCtatatttttttcaacaaactcAAATGAAGATAAGACTTTCTTATAATTTGCTGCTCCAAACATAGATATTTGGTTACAAATCATGCGATGTATGCTACAATTGAGATCTACTctctccgtcccaaattattagatgcatagcaaaattgatatatctagaaaagccaaaatgactaataatttgggacggatgGAGTACTATTTTGTATAGAGTAAGGTTGTCAAAGGCTATATGGCCACCATATCTGTCAATGCTAATTTCTTATCCGGCACAATTTGGATCGAGGATCTGCACCACCCAAATACTTAGCCGTCCAAGCCAGCAATAATCTGCCGCAGGGGATGCTAATAATCTCAGAAGATTTTCGGGCCCCGGTACGGCAAATTAGCAATCCGCAGGTCCCTAGGCTGGTGCGATCGATCTTTCGGCGGCCGGGAATCTTTTTGTGGCTACGCGGACATCTGGCCATGGATGTAGCGGAAGGGTGCGCGAGGCGCAAAGCTACCAAGGCCTCGCGCCCCTTGCTGGCAGTAGCTAGAGGATAGAgccgcgaggaagaagaacgcGTGAGGGGTGTGTGCAGCGCGCTGTTGCATTGCAGTGCGGCAAAGGCTGCGCTGGGCTGGGCAGCACTGGCGCTGGCCGTTTTCTGTGTGCTGGCCTGGCATGGCTGTGAGGATGGTTAGGCAAACTGCATGCCCCTTGTGCGTGCTTGATTGTTGCTTAAGATATCCCGGGAAAGAATTCAAGAAAGATGGACAAGTCTAGTGGGGATTAaaagagaaaaatcaacaggaaGATCTAGCATTAAAGTAAAAATCAGAGACGGAGGTGCATTACAAGGTAAAATCGGCATCTGAATTCTAAGGCGGTATATATTTAACTCCCATGCAAAAAAAGAATATTTATTACCAAAAGATTCACAAAATAAATTTACCTCAGATCTGGTACGACGGACGGCGACTTCATGCGAAAAGGGCTATGATTCCAGGCAAAGACATGAACATGCCCTTGCGGGTTTCGGTTGAGGGAGGGATCCGATCTGTCGATAATAGCTCGGTGGCGTATCCGTAGCAGAGGGAGAGAGATGCGGATGGAGATCCACGAGGAAGAAAGGGAGCACCTATGACTGAAGAGATTAGCGGCAGCATTAAGATCGGGGACTGAGAGATAGGTAGGGGAAGGGGAAAgggacgatggcggcggcggtggtgctccGAAGCCGGCGACAGTGGTCGCAGATGGGGATGGACGCATGATGCTACATGGAAGCAAGCAGTGGAAAGGAGAGGGGAAGACGAAGCGCCGAAATTGTAAACGAGAATTGAGATTCATGAAAGGGGAATGAGAGCATTCCTCTATTTTAGCGGCTATATATAGAAGCGGAGCCCCACAGTGGTCACTAAAAACCGcgtgagccgccgccgccgctggtttTCTCTCGTTCATACACATGTCATCACAACTAAATGTTGTCGCCAACGAAAACGTGTATGGAAAGTTTGGATTCTATGCAATGATAAAAGATTTGGTGCCACTagcatttttttaagaaaatcgGGCTATGTTGAAAAATCTAATCGAAATTTAACCTAAAAAATCTAATCCAAATAATGTGAGGTTGGCACATGGGGTTTATCAATGTGACACAATGTTATTTTCAGTATCATGATTTTTCCTTGGAAACACTTTTTTCGTGAATTGAAGTGTTAATGGTTATACCAAGATTTGGTTTGCATTATATTATTCCCATTCTCTATTGGTATGAGAATGTCCTTCAAATTGCTATATGAAGATGTTGAGATAGTTACTTTAACAACTGAGATCGTTTAGTTAATTTAAACCTCAAATGCACTTGCATCATGTGAATGTATAGTTACTAAGATCTTTGGTACCCACCCGTAAAACATATTGATTTTTTTGCATTCACTTTGTAGTTCATCCAAATGTTAATCTATCGATGAATAGCATGTGAATTTGAAATGGGCCTAAAGTTTCAACTTCTATTTTTTAAAAAGCTTCAACGTCGACTAAGCAAGAAACATGCAAACCGAACAAAAACCATCTGAATTACAATAGGTCAAGCCTAAATATCCAACTAAAGGGAGTTCGAATCATTTCGATAATAATCCGTTTGATTTGTTTTACCAAGAAGGTCTGCGGTTCGAATCCGTATAGCCCTAATATATAcgtcttttttttcattttaggaTGAATATCTTGTGTTTCCTTTAGTATGAAGGTTCCAAATTTCTCTGAAAATATCCTGAACACTTCTTGTCCATATATAGTATTGGTTGGAGATAAAAAATCACATGACCTTTTACTAAACTCAATACATTATACATTACCACACACTGGACAAAGGGAGAACATAGTGAAGTTTATGAACTAACATAAGATTCGTATAACAGTATGTCATCTAGATGGTCAATACAGCCAGTGGGACTACGAAAACAAATATAACCTGCAGATGTGAGACAAACAAAACCACCTGCATTTgggtttttttaaaatatttgtaGGTGGTATGTTGCAAATTTCTCAATCTTAAAAGAGTCTGGTTTAAAGAAATTTAAATGAATGCAAGTAGAAGCACACACACCATATGCAATCTGAGAAATTCATTATCCTAAATGAGTGTGTCAGTGTGTGTGCATTGCATCACATAATGAAAATGGAAACATCCGAGTCTCTCCAAGCGTGAGCCAGTGCCAAGGACAACCTCTTACATATACATCAAGTTTTTACAGAATTTGTAATTCATCTTAGTATCTGACCACATTAATCAGCAGGACTATAGGCTATCAGAACCAGTACCCTCCTGTTGTTTCAGATGGATCATGAATGTGCAACACCAGGCGTTCTGTCTCTGTATACTTCACCAAGTAGTGTAATATTCAGTAAGACAGAAGTATTTCCGGCTCCTTGTCGAGCCTAGCATGTTTGGTTCCTTCAAGATGAAAAGACTTTGCCTGAATTTGGAGACGAGCTATGTTTTCTCCATAATTCTGCACTTCAGCCATGATTCTGATGTACGATACATGGTACTTGCAAAATCTCACGCTTTTGATTCAGCAGCCTGACTAGTACCTGTAGTGTCAACGTGATCTTTTACAAATGTTCGAAGGCATCCATTGATTACCCGAGGGGCACCACCGTCACAAAATCGTTTTGCCAGATCTACTGCCTGAAAAATAAGGTGTATGAAGAGACATTCATTCTATGAGTACCCAAATATAGTTAGATATAACACCATTCTTTTTTTACACTGCACAGAttggggggtggggtgggggaccTCATTAATGACAACTTTGTGAGGTGTTCCTTTTGATGTCATCTCTGCCATAGCAATGTGGAGAATGCAGAGCTCAAGTATCCTTGCCACAGGCTCATCCTGACCACAAAAATTTACATGTGTGAACATCAAGCTTTTTCATAAGGACACAATCTAACCAAAATACTAAAATACGAAGAGGCACAACATGGACACTAGTTTCAATAGCAAGCAGATCAAAAATTGAAGAACAAGGAATCAACGAAGTGTAGATTATGTTGGcttattttttattaaaaaaacaacTTGTAGCAACAAACATTGAAATAAAACAATTAAGACCGTAGAAAACATTGGTGCATATAGCAATGAACTAATTAACTATGCAGAAAAATTAAGTATAGTGATGAGGCAAAAACGTGAAGTGTAAAAAAAAAGCATGGATTATGCCACAACATCAGAGACCTCAAATTCACTGCATCATACTGAACAAGTGGCCAAGCAATGTCAAAAGGGAAAACAGGAAATAGCCCTGGATGGCCATACAGCTTTTGGCATGCACCAGAGCGATTATTCACTTGTTCAGTGTAGTGAAAAAAGGTGATGCCACATACTGTACAGAATAAGGACACAATGAACCAAACTTATAAACATATGAATAGCTTCATGAATGTTGGAAAGATCTGATGGATAGAAACAAGATTAGGAAAAGGTACCCGACCTTCCAAGTCTGGGGAATTATTTTGTCGATGATATCAACATGTTTATCCCATCCACTGGCAACAGCCACTAAAAGCTCCCTGGACAACCTGTATTAGGAAACATCTAATGAGAAATGCAAGTATAAGAGCAGTGGAACTAAATATCAAATGCGCATTAAATTTTATTGTATATATCAGAACACATTGTGCCAATACCCAATTTATGCCTTTAATAGAATGGGACAGGAAGGAAAGTATACCTTAAGACAAAGTTGTTGTAAACCAACTTTGGAGGAGCTGAAAGAACTTCTGCTTCTGATTATGAGACAAAACATGTCAAATTATTTGCACAACAATAACCAAACACTGGAGAACAGTATAGATGCCAATGTCGTTAACCTGGTGGAAAACATGCACACTGGTGAAGGTGAAAAAATATCAACTTGTCAATTTAGAGTGTTCCGTCACATATTTTGAGAATAGAACAGACCAAAACGAACTAAAGAATTGAGCCTTGCTCTCTTAAAACTCAGCCTGCAAACAAAAAAATTTGAGATACACACCCatttgaatcttgaatttgAGGTCGAACTCAGTAAATGAGTATGCCACTGTTCTTAAGTTGACCACCTAGCCTAATCTAGGTGTTACATGTCAGGCATCAGCCTAGAGCCTAATTGCCTACTATTCCAATCAGGTGTCAGGCACCACCCAGCTCCTTTCCTAGCACCATGCACGTTCAGAAGTCAAAACACTGCATTAACTATTCTAGTTTGATGGTCTGAAGTTCACAGCACCAGCTTGAAATTTATCCAAAGAGGAATCAGCTAAATCTCTGTCCAAAGCATAACTGTAAATGTTTGCTAGTATAATGGAATTGGCAACCAACTGAGCTAGTCCTCTTCGGGAGCTCCCTGGATAGGGATATTCCATCTTAAAATTATTATCAAATTGGAAGCCTGAGATGTCCCAGATTTTGGAACAAGTTACGGCTCCTGCTGTAAGCGCATTTAACATCTAGAAGTGAACTGTCTTCAGACATGAACTGGAAGTTGCAAGGTCGTATAGTCGTTACCGTTGGCCGAATCCATCTCGTTCTGGCTGGTCAgcttctcggcctcctcctccgtccCAACCTCAAGAGGTCCCCCGCCGAAGCTCATATGGTTGTAACTCAACAGGCACGCCTTGTCGAAAACATACCCGGGCTCTGAACAAACGTGGTGGAACCGAATAAGAGAAGGAACAGCAAAACCAAATCCATCTCGAGAACGCCACAAATTCGAGCCGAGCAGCTCGACTGTCGACGCGCTGGTCCTCGAAACAGACACGCGAGGAAGAAACGGAGGAATCCTGACCTCGCCTCGCACTGATCCGTCGGTCGAAGAGCCGGACGACGTCGGCGCCCTCCAGGCACGCGGCGTAGGAAATCATCCTGC from Panicum virgatum strain AP13 chromosome 9K, P.virgatum_v5, whole genome shotgun sequence encodes:
- the LOC120650194 gene encoding transcription antitermination protein NusB-like; this translates as MEAAPALRTFSPSSPSPAGAGPRRALAAPAPRLARALAAPPRPRAVASSRAPLVVSSPPPPPAASGAPAPTPAHAKVDRSGRFCSPRAARELALMISYAACLEGADVVRLFDRRISARREPGYVFDKACLLSYNHMSFGGGPLEVGTEEEAEKLTSQNEMDSANEAEVLSAPPKLVYNNFVLRLSRELLVAVASGWDKHVDIIDKIIPQTWKDEPVARILELCILHIAMAEMTSKGTPHKVVINEAVDLAKRFCDGGAPRVINGCLRTFVKDHVDTTGTSQAAESKA